The Hevea brasiliensis isolate MT/VB/25A 57/8 chromosome 1, ASM3005281v1, whole genome shotgun sequence genome has a window encoding:
- the LOC110650840 gene encoding ribonuclease 3-like protein 1, with translation MEKPRKQSRTHINLKNLPPLDPSTTSSYSQDKKIISVARYVPKAAKPGPQEEGTEAGKLFDHEANTEADLLADTNLLNNKHNTRDDEDDVSNCCVKHIIDSNNTIFKAQTQTKVDPKTSGDNKAFHNDSGEPNNISAKSQLHEICVANSWNPPLFECCKEEGPCHQRLFTFKVTVEIEGAGAASSLECYGAPRAKKKTAAEHAAEGALWYLKHLCNYFPIKKLEKRKMNAS, from the exons ATGGAGAAGCCACGAAAACAATCCCGAACCCATATCAATCTCAAGAATCTTCCTCCTCTAGATCCAAGCACCACCTCCTCCTACTCCCAG GATAAAAAAATCATATCAGTTGCTAGGTATGTACCTAAAGCTGCCAAGCCAGGACCCCAAGAAGAGGGAACCGAGGCAGGAAAATTATTTGACCATGAGGCAAACACGGAAGCAGATTTGTTAGCTGATACAAATCTATTAAATAATAAGCATAATACCAGAGATGATGAAGATGATGTTTCTAATTGTTGTGTCAAGCACATAATAGACTCTAATAACACAATCTTCAAGGCCCAAACTCAGACCAAGGTGGATCCTAAAACCAGTGGGGATAATAAAGCCTTCCATAATGACTCAG GTGAACCAAATAATATATCAGCTAAATCACAATTGCATGAGATTTGTGTTGCTAACAGTTGGAATCCTCCTTTATTTGAATGCTGCAAAGAGGAAGGACCTTGCCACCAGAGATT GTTCACATTCAAGGTCACAGTGGAGATTGAAGGGGCAGGTGCTGCATCTAGCTTGGAGTGTTATGGAGCCCCTAGGGCAAAAAAGAAGACTGCAGCAGAGCATGCAGCTGAAGGGGCATTATGGTACTTGAAGCATCTGTGTAATTATTTTCCAATAAAAAAgttggagaaaagaaaaatgaatgcTTCATAA